Proteins co-encoded in one Candidatus Woesearchaeota archaeon genomic window:
- a CDS encoding nucleotidyltransferase domain-containing protein, producing MSKKTKQPESIQPVHQAPAEQSMSAMQVPADLPKEAQERLAEIKAKLEKFQKKVVEKFDKYIAAVGLLPPERGKDGKPVNTEKINVIVLVDDTDSQKMSKQELREKLQTIILKIAEEVDKNLVPDVVIYSEVWQSCYDGKFDLVQMIAMAAPVYDTGMLAAIKIAEIHKSMVIKKFEKYIVSYVLSGSLVRGQATATSDIDVFIVIDDTDVKKMTRAELKDKLRAIIIGMGIEAGDMTGIKNKLNIQVYILTDFWDSLKEANPVIFTLLRDGVPFYDRGIFMPWKQLLKMGKIKPSQEAIDLFMNSGDQMLKRVRFKLKEIGMEDTYYAILTPSQAALMMHGIAPPAPRETAQLMREIFVKKLKIFEEEYVKILEHNIQVRKDLEHGTMKELTGKEIDKLLDDAEKYLKRVERLFTQIEKMRDEDSVAQIYESVVTIIRDILRLEGVERVKDADIVNLFEHEVVERGVIPQKFLRMLKEIEKAKHDYDAKKITKTDVDNVRKASSEFVKFMIEHLQRKRGRELERAKIRVKHGNRYGEVILLDDIAFIIHDIDHEEKEISKAKINPNGSLGTPEATTMEELEKHLVKVEIPGKVFIKEPMFEDLKNIFGKDVEILVNY from the coding sequence AAAAAACAAAGCAACCAGAATCTATTCAACCAGTACATCAAGCACCAGCAGAGCAGTCAATGTCAGCAATGCAAGTTCCAGCAGATCTTCCAAAAGAAGCGCAGGAGAGACTTGCGGAAATTAAAGCAAAGCTCGAAAAGTTCCAGAAAAAAGTTGTGGAAAAGTTCGATAAATATATCGCGGCAGTTGGTCTTCTCCCACCAGAGCGGGGAAAAGATGGGAAGCCAGTAAATACAGAAAAGATTAATGTTATTGTTCTCGTCGATGATACAGACAGCCAGAAAATGTCGAAGCAGGAACTGAGAGAAAAACTCCAGACAATTATTCTCAAGATCGCGGAAGAAGTGGATAAGAACCTTGTTCCTGATGTTGTTATTTATTCTGAAGTATGGCAGAGTTGCTATGATGGAAAGTTTGATCTTGTGCAAATGATTGCGATGGCTGCTCCTGTCTATGACACAGGAATGCTTGCGGCAATAAAAATCGCGGAAATTCACAAATCAATGGTCATCAAGAAATTCGAAAAATACATTGTCAGCTATGTTCTTAGCGGATCATTAGTGCGAGGCCAGGCAACTGCAACCTCTGATATTGATGTCTTCATTGTTATCGACGATACAGACGTCAAAAAAATGACACGCGCGGAGCTCAAAGACAAACTCAGGGCAATCATCATTGGTATGGGTATTGAAGCTGGCGATATGACCGGCATCAAGAACAAGCTCAACATCCAAGTCTACATCTTGACAGACTTCTGGGATAGTTTGAAAGAAGCAAATCCAGTGATCTTTACCTTGCTCAGAGACGGTGTTCCATTTTATGACAGAGGAATTTTCATGCCGTGGAAACAGCTTTTGAAGATGGGAAAAATCAAGCCATCGCAGGAAGCAATTGATCTCTTCATGAATTCAGGAGATCAGATGTTGAAGCGCGTTCGTTTCAAGCTCAAAGAAATTGGGATGGAAGATACATATTACGCGATTTTAACACCATCACAAGCAGCATTGATGATGCATGGTATTGCGCCGCCAGCGCCGAGAGAAACAGCGCAGCTCATGCGAGAAATTTTTGTCAAGAAATTAAAGATTTTCGAAGAAGAGTATGTCAAAATTTTAGAACACAATATTCAAGTGCGAAAAGATCTTGAGCACGGAACAATGAAGGAGCTCACTGGAAAAGAAATTGACAAATTGCTTGATGACGCGGAAAAATATCTCAAACGTGTTGAACGCTTGTTTACTCAGATTGAAAAAATGCGTGATGAAGATTCTGTTGCGCAGATTTACGAATCTGTGGTAACTATTATTCGTGACATCCTTCGTTTGGAAGGAGTTGAGCGGGTTAAAGATGCAGATATTGTGAACCTCTTTGAGCATGAAGTTGTGGAGCGGGGGGTTATCCCCCAAAAATTCCTTCGTATGCTGAAAGAAATTGAGAAGGCGAAGCATGATTATGACGCGAAGAAGATCACAAAGACAGATGTGGATAATGTGCGCAAAGCGAGCAGTGAGTTTGTGAAATTCATGATTGAGCATCTCCAGAGAAAGCGTGGCAGAGAATTAGAGCGCGCGAAGATTCGTGTGAAGCATGGGAATAGATATGGCGAAGTCATCTTGCTTGATGATATTGCGTTTATTATCCATGACATTGATCATGAAGAGAAAGAAATTTCAAAAGCAAAGATCAATCCGAATGGAAGTCTTGGCACGCCAGAAGCAACAACGATGGAAGAGCTGGAGAAGCATTTAGTCAAGGTAGAAATCCCAGGCAAAGTCTTCATAAAAGAACCAATGTTCGAAGATTTGAAGAATATCTTCGGCAAAGATGTGGAGATTTTAGTGAATTATTGA
- a CDS encoding SIMPL domain-containing protein (The SIMPL domain is named for its presence in mouse protein SIMPL (signalling molecule that associates with mouse pelle-like kinase). Bacterial member BP26, from Brucella, was shown to assemble into a channel-like structure, while YggE from E. coli has been associated with resistance to oxidative stress.) — MKEEKNSMIMIALVIGFIVVSMLYALKSAPDITVADQEQRETITVSETVEQETMPDEAYVYIEIESRGDTAQEAKEENAKVSDAVLDALYESGIDKESVETSSYYLDEERKWDKDTMEYIITGYTLTNTLKVTTSDVEGVGSIIDTAVDAGATGVNSVQFSLSRSKESEIKGEVLALAAEKAKTKAENIVDAIDVDLGELVSISETSYYNPYPWYARSAGYDMAVMEEKSYETSISPQELTVSATVTLTYEIVQ; from the coding sequence ATGAAAGAAGAAAAAAACAGTATGATTATGATCGCGTTGGTGATTGGCTTTATTGTCGTGAGCATGCTCTATGCGTTGAAGAGCGCTCCGGATATCACTGTTGCGGATCAAGAACAGAGAGAAACAATTACAGTGAGCGAAACAGTCGAGCAGGAAACAATGCCTGATGAAGCGTATGTCTACATTGAGATCGAATCTCGAGGAGATACAGCGCAGGAAGCAAAAGAAGAGAATGCAAAAGTAAGTGATGCGGTGCTTGACGCGTTGTATGAAAGCGGAATAGACAAAGAGAGTGTTGAAACATCATCCTATTATCTTGATGAAGAAAGAAAATGGGACAAAGATACAATGGAGTACATCATCACAGGGTATACACTCACGAATACGTTAAAAGTAACCACAAGCGATGTTGAAGGAGTTGGTTCTATCATTGACACAGCTGTTGATGCTGGCGCAACAGGAGTAAATTCTGTCCAATTCTCGCTCAGCAGAAGCAAAGAGAGTGAAATCAAAGGAGAAGTCCTTGCGCTTGCGGCGGAAAAAGCAAAAACAAAAGCAGAGAATATTGTGGATGCGATTGACGTTGATTTAGGAGAGTTAGTCAGCATCAGCGAAACGAGTTATTACAATCCATATCCGTGGTATGCGAGGTCAGCAGGATACGACATGGCGGTTATGGAAGAAAAGAGCTATGAAACCTCCATCTCTCCGCAAGAGTTAACAGTCAGCGCGACTGTTACATTGACATATGAGATTGTGCAATAG
- a CDS encoding LamG domain-containing protein has translation MKLQMRISCVFFVFLLSITVAFAAAPTHDDPVLASTEGTDFDDEDLTVSPQNSEDADGDTIYNIIAWYKDGAPYQGIHLPFDDGTATDYSGNENTVSGNATYTTSGRDGTGAYSFSGNTYLATPTDASISMTTATDDVVAMSFWMKTKRKAWQPLMIKQKEYGVTMGRNGGFILYSWGDNSGEIGSGYADNTWHYVVAVFEEGSEYRIYVDGTLIGTKATADTSASSTYDLEMGSQRSGKSYFKGTMDDVIVFNHDLSDGQVQALYDSYLTGANPFETIASDETTAGETWYAEVTPTDGVETGVTKQSNVITIIVASCPYSCSSQLCLYEDGSLVAEVDQIDSAAMSAIEYIRVGHGSQTFDNLKLIIDGVTYLEEDFSEAVGCFDTGSVSSGYYATAGTDNNCALGATYDLSQSEWAVIVNSLTGNNKAYLSLRSSTADGSIWAYQEAYQAYLDDGNGNRDYFSIPDKTTDHELVMCGNK, from the coding sequence ATGAAGCTTCAAATGAGAATAAGTTGTGTATTCTTTGTATTTTTATTAAGTATTACTGTTGCATTCGCGGCAGCGCCGACGCATGACGATCCGGTTTTAGCAAGCACTGAAGGCACAGATTTTGATGACGAAGATTTGACAGTCTCCCCGCAAAATTCAGAAGATGCGGATGGAGACACCATCTATAATATCATCGCGTGGTATAAAGATGGAGCACCGTATCAGGGGATTCATCTTCCATTTGACGATGGAACAGCGACCGATTATAGCGGAAACGAGAACACTGTTTCAGGCAATGCGACATATACAACGTCTGGACGAGATGGAACAGGCGCGTATTCTTTTTCAGGAAATACCTATCTTGCTACTCCAACAGATGCCTCCATAAGCATGACCACAGCGACAGATGATGTTGTCGCGATGAGTTTCTGGATGAAAACAAAACGAAAAGCGTGGCAGCCGTTGATGATCAAACAAAAAGAGTACGGCGTTACTATGGGAAGAAATGGTGGGTTTATTCTTTATAGCTGGGGCGATAATTCAGGAGAAATAGGAAGCGGGTATGCGGATAATACATGGCATTATGTTGTCGCGGTGTTTGAAGAAGGAAGCGAATATCGCATCTATGTTGACGGAACATTGATTGGAACAAAAGCGACAGCGGATACATCAGCAAGCAGTACGTATGATTTGGAAATGGGAAGCCAGAGAAGTGGGAAGAGTTATTTCAAAGGAACAATGGACGATGTCATTGTTTTCAATCACGATCTTTCTGACGGCCAAGTGCAGGCGTTGTATGATTCATATCTTACAGGAGCAAATCCTTTTGAGACGATCGCATCTGATGAAACAACCGCGGGAGAAACGTGGTATGCGGAAGTAACGCCGACTGATGGAGTAGAAACTGGTGTGACAAAACAGAGTAATGTTATTACAATCATTGTGGCTTCATGCCCTTACAGTTGTTCATCGCAACTTTGTCTTTATGAAGATGGATCATTGGTTGCAGAGGTAGATCAAATAGATAGTGCGGCTATGTCTGCTATTGAATATATTCGTGTTGGTCATGGTTCACAAACGTTTGATAATTTAAAATTGATTATTGATGGTGTAACCTATCTTGAGGAAGATTTTTCTGAAGCTGTGGGTTGCTTTGATACAGGATCTGTAAGTAGTGGCTATTATGCAACAGCGGGAACAGACAATAACTGTGCGCTTGGTGCCACATACGACTTATCTCAGTCAGAATGGGCGGTTATTGTGAATTCATTAACAGGAAATAATAAAGCATATCTTTCACTTCGTTCTTCAACAGCTGATGGCTCAATATGGGCATATCAAGAAGCGTACCAGGCATATCTTGATGATGGTAATGGAAACCGTGATTATTTTTCTATCCCTGATAAAACAACTGACCATGAATTAGTTATGTGTGGCAATAAATGA